In the Streptomyces sp. NBC_00193 genome, GGCACCGGAACCACCGGAGGCGGCGGCACCGTCGGAGGCGGCCTCGCCGCCACCGGCGCCGAGATCCCGGCCGGCACGCTGCTCGGCTCCTCCGCGCTCATCGTCGCCGCGGGCGCGGGTGCGGTCCACGTCGCACGCAGGCGCCGTACGGCCCAGAACTGACCCGTGCTTCAATGCCCGCGTGAACGATCTCGACGTCCTGAGGGTCTTCTGCGCGGGTGACGGCAGCCACGGCAACACGCTCGGCGTCGTGCGCGACGGCCGGTCCTGCCCCGACGACGCCTCCCGGCAGGCGCTGGCCGCCGAACTGGGCTACAGCGAGACGGTGTTCGTCGACGATCCCGAGCGCGGGATCGTCGACATCCGCACCCCCGGCACCCGGATGTCCTTCGCCGGGCACCCGCTGGTCGGAGTCGCGTGGCTGCTCGACATCGAGGAGCTCCAGCCCCCGGCGGGCGCCGTATGGGCGCGCGACGACGGGGAGTTCACCTGGATCACCGCCCGTCCCGAATGGGTCGAGGGCAAGCGCACCGAGCAGTACGCCGACGCCGCCGCGGTCGATGCCCTGCCCGGCCCGCCCCCGGGCGAGGGCTGGCTGTACGCCTGGGCGTGGGAGGACGAGGCCGCGGGCCGGATCCGGGCCCGCGGTTTCCCGCGCCGCCCCGACGGGGCGATCGTCGAGGACGAGGCCACCGGCTCGGCGGCGATCCTGCTGACGGCAGAGCTGAACCGCGCCCTGAACATCACCCAGGGCGCTGGCTCCCAGATCCTCACCGCCCCCGGCCCGGACGGCACGGTCGAAATCGGCGGCCGAGTCCGCTTCGCCAATTCCAGCCTCGCCGGCGTTTGAGGCGCGGGGTCGGGGCTGAACGGGGAAGGGGCGGGCCCGATGGGCCCGCCCCTTCCCCGTTCAGCCCGCCGCAGGCGGTACGCGCTACGCGCTCAGCGGGAACTGCTCGCCCAGCTCGCGGAAGACCGCACCGTTGTAGTCGAAGGCGCGCTTGCACTCGTCGATGATGCGCTGCTTCTCCAGATCGTCCGCGGCGATCGTGTCCAGCAGCTCGCGGTAGGTCCGCTTGAAGGCGGCCGGGTTGGAGATGTCCGCGAAGACGTAGAAGCGCACGCCGTCGCCCTTGCGCTCGAAGCCCCAGGTCCGCTCCG is a window encoding:
- a CDS encoding PhzF family phenazine biosynthesis protein; protein product: MNDLDVLRVFCAGDGSHGNTLGVVRDGRSCPDDASRQALAAELGYSETVFVDDPERGIVDIRTPGTRMSFAGHPLVGVAWLLDIEELQPPAGAVWARDDGEFTWITARPEWVEGKRTEQYADAAAVDALPGPPPGEGWLYAWAWEDEAAGRIRARGFPRRPDGAIVEDEATGSAAILLTAELNRALNITQGAGSQILTAPGPDGTVEIGGRVRFANSSLAGV